Proteins from a single region of Pleomorphomonas sp. T1.2MG-36:
- a CDS encoding outer membrane protein, protein MRLAFAATVAALTVSTASAADMDVLRPSISEQPATTRTIDWTGMQFGVTGGGDLTRADGTLFFNDTKDLPGVHVSVFAGYQEQVNNIVLGLEGDLSYNGDNGKTLNTFDETNTYIGTDRYSTDWSGSIRGRVGYAFDNLLLYTTAGYVTTRVVDEYKRASKSGTLHHYMQGLTVGAGADYAFTESLFGRAEYRYNKFFERQFGNWEAELSQHVVSVGVGMKF, encoded by the coding sequence ATGCGTCTCGCTTTTGCGGCCACGGTCGCAGCTCTCACGGTGTCGACGGCATCGGCCGCCGATATGGACGTGCTTCGGCCCAGTATTTCCGAGCAGCCGGCAACCACGCGGACCATCGACTGGACCGGCATGCAGTTCGGCGTCACCGGCGGCGGCGACCTGACGCGTGCCGATGGCACCCTGTTCTTCAATGATACGAAAGACTTGCCCGGGGTGCATGTCAGCGTGTTCGCCGGCTACCAGGAGCAGGTCAACAACATCGTGCTCGGGTTGGAAGGCGACTTGTCCTATAACGGAGACAACGGCAAGACCTTAAACACGTTCGATGAGACCAACACCTATATCGGAACGGACCGGTACAGCACCGATTGGTCTGGCTCCATTCGCGGCCGCGTCGGTTATGCCTTCGACAACCTGCTGCTCTACACGACGGCCGGTTACGTGACGACGCGCGTCGTCGACGAATACAAGAGAGCCTCGAAGAGCGGCACCCTACACCACTACATGCAAGGCCTGACGGTCGGCGCCGGTGCCGATTATGCGTTCACCGAGAGCCTCTTCGGGCGTGCCGAATACCGCTACAACAAGTTCTTCGAGCGGCAGTTCGGCAACTGGGAAGCGGAACTCTCCCAGCATGTCGTCAGCGTCGGCGTCGGCATGAAGTTCTGA
- a CDS encoding arginase family protein, with protein sequence MTDTTSFLGLPSHLAERRPRAMIFGAGHGSAYAGRPSRSVTAAAAIRAASRDDAPLVGHWDFDLGGPLFGDEPVSCVDIGDVATAAEDGAGNRAAIAAQTAEVLDESAVPILLGGDDSVVIPFLAGFAGYAEVRGPIWVLQIDAHIDWRDEILGERHGYSSPMRRASEMAHVRGIVQVGMRGVGSARAEEIEAARRFGSHLVTAREIHAAGVEAALRLIPEDARVVITLDCDGLDPGIMPGVAAPSPGGLTYTETIDLIAGVGRRAWIAGFDIVELAPSADVGNLSALTAARLVTNAIGAVVRQG encoded by the coding sequence ATGACCGACACCACATCCTTCCTCGGCCTGCCCAGCCACCTCGCCGAGAGGCGGCCGCGGGCGATGATCTTCGGCGCCGGCCATGGCAGCGCCTATGCCGGCCGGCCCAGCCGCTCGGTCACGGCGGCGGCGGCCATCCGCGCGGCGAGCCGCGACGACGCGCCGCTGGTCGGCCACTGGGACTTCGATCTCGGCGGGCCGCTGTTCGGCGACGAGCCGGTGTCCTGCGTCGACATCGGCGACGTGGCGACCGCCGCCGAGGATGGCGCCGGCAACCGCGCCGCCATCGCCGCGCAGACGGCGGAGGTGCTCGACGAGTCCGCCGTGCCGATCCTGTTGGGCGGCGACGATTCCGTGGTGATCCCCTTCCTGGCCGGCTTCGCCGGGTATGCCGAGGTTCGGGGCCCGATCTGGGTGTTGCAGATCGACGCCCACATCGACTGGCGCGACGAGATCCTGGGCGAGCGCCACGGCTATTCCAGCCCGATGCGCCGGGCGAGCGAGATGGCCCACGTTCGGGGCATCGTGCAGGTGGGCATGCGCGGCGTCGGCAGCGCGCGGGCCGAGGAGATCGAGGCGGCGCGGCGCTTCGGCAGCCACCTGGTGACGGCGCGCGAGATCCACGCCGCTGGGGTGGAGGCGGCGCTCAGGCTCATTCCCGAGGACGCGCGGGTGGTGATCACGCTCGATTGCGACGGGCTCGACCCCGGCATCATGCCCGGCGTGGCGGCGCCGAGCCCCGGCGGCCTCACCTACACCGAAACCATCGACCTGATCGCCGGCGTGGGCCGCCGCGCCTGGATCGCCGGCTTCGACATCGTCGAACTCGCCCCCTCCGCCGACGTCGGCAACCTCTCGGCGCTGACCGCCGCGCGGCTGGTGACGAACGCGATTGGCGCGGTGGTGCGGCAGGGGTAG
- a CDS encoding serine hydrolase domain-containing protein, protein MAAFETRLQDLMTRARVPGLSLFAIRNGTRDMLSLGVRSTQTREPVDGETVFEAASLSKPLVACAALRLVDAGTLDLDEPLSRFAGPIVADDPASARITARHVLSHTTGLPNWRRDDLPLRTHFPPGSRFSYSGEGFVYLQSALERLTGEPLELLVRRLVLDPLGMERSSFVWLDVFSEAAACGHDGEGKVLSKFKPSRANAAFSLHTTASDYGNFVVAAMEGRLLSASTAGLWLEPQVPTPRGRFEALGPGPIETEPGVSWGLGWGLEPEDGAFFHWGSNPGMTAFVLAEPETRTAFVAFMNGDAGLDIVPDIAGHLFQGRHPALTWLELPQAS, encoded by the coding sequence ATGGCAGCTTTTGAAACCCGGCTCCAGGACCTCATGACGCGCGCTCGGGTGCCGGGGCTATCGCTGTTCGCCATCCGGAACGGGACGCGCGACATGCTGTCGCTGGGCGTTCGCAGCACGCAGACGCGGGAGCCGGTGGACGGCGAGACCGTGTTCGAAGCCGCCTCGCTCAGCAAACCGCTCGTCGCCTGCGCCGCGCTTCGGCTCGTCGATGCCGGAACGCTCGATCTGGACGAGCCGTTGTCGCGGTTTGCCGGGCCGATCGTTGCCGACGATCCTGCCTCGGCGCGGATCACCGCGCGGCATGTTCTCTCCCACACGACGGGCTTGCCGAACTGGCGTCGCGATGACCTTCCCTTGCGCACCCACTTCCCGCCCGGCTCTCGCTTCAGCTATTCGGGCGAAGGTTTCGTCTACCTGCAATCCGCGCTCGAACGGCTGACCGGTGAACCGCTGGAACTTCTTGTTCGGAGGCTGGTTCTCGACCCGCTCGGCATGGAGAGGTCCAGTTTCGTCTGGCTCGACGTGTTCAGTGAAGCTGCCGCCTGCGGTCATGACGGAGAGGGAAAGGTTCTGTCAAAATTCAAGCCGAGCCGGGCGAATGCCGCCTTTTCCCTGCATACGACCGCTTCCGACTATGGCAACTTCGTCGTCGCGGCGATGGAGGGGCGATTGCTGTCGGCAAGCACCGCCGGCCTGTGGCTGGAACCGCAGGTTCCGACGCCGCGAGGCCGGTTCGAAGCCTTGGGCCCAGGCCCCATCGAAACCGAACCAGGCGTGTCCTGGGGGCTTGGTTGGGGGCTGGAACCGGAAGACGGGGCGTTCTTTCATTGGGGATCCAACCCCGGAATGACCGCCTTTGTCCTGGCTGAGCCCGAGACGCGCACCGCCTTCGTTGCCTTCATGAACGGTGACGCGGGGCTGGATATCGTTCCGGACATTGCCGGCCACCTCTTCCAAGGCCGGCATCCCGCATTAACGTGGCTCGAGTTGCCGCAGGCCTCCTGA
- a CDS encoding putative glycolipid-binding domain-containing protein produces the protein MTTTVCWREWDGEGLEHCAYRLDETGLMLEGVVAGTHEGLYGGHYLVRADAAFRTRDVRVAFVGGPALHLLADGEGGWRDAVGGRSLPSLQGCVDVDIRVTPATNTLPIRRLGLAIGESRDIAVAYVPLPEGDGGLRPRRVMQRYTRLDGPGRYRYEGLDSGFSAEIEVDAAGLVLDYPGVFRRMRRP, from the coding sequence ATGACAACCACCGTTTGCTGGCGGGAGTGGGACGGCGAGGGGTTGGAGCACTGCGCCTATCGCCTCGACGAGACCGGCCTCATGCTGGAAGGCGTGGTGGCGGGCACGCACGAAGGGCTCTATGGCGGGCATTATCTGGTGCGCGCCGATGCCGCCTTCCGCACCCGCGACGTTCGCGTCGCCTTCGTCGGCGGGCCGGCGCTGCATCTGCTGGCCGATGGCGAGGGCGGCTGGCGCGACGCCGTCGGCGGGCGCTCGCTGCCCAGCCTTCAGGGCTGCGTCGACGTCGACATCCGCGTCACCCCGGCCACCAACACGCTGCCGATCCGGCGGCTGGGGCTGGCGATCGGCGAAAGCCGCGACATCGCCGTCGCCTACGTGCCGCTGCCCGAAGGCGACGGCGGCCTCCGTCCGAGGCGCGTCATGCAGCGCTACACGCGGCTCGACGGCCCCGGCCGCTATCGCTACGAGGGGCTCGACAGCGGCTTTTCCGCCGAGATCGAGGTGGACGCGGCCGGCCTGGTGCTGGATTATCCCGGTGTGTTCCGCAGAATGAGGCGCCCATGA